From the genome of Eucalyptus grandis isolate ANBG69807.140 chromosome 2, ASM1654582v1, whole genome shotgun sequence, one region includes:
- the LOC104433371 gene encoding ubiquinone biosynthesis protein COQ4 homolog, mitochondrial, with translation MIGGARVHLNRWQQAAVAVGSAVGALLDPRRADLIAALGETTGKPAFERVLERMKRSPEGRAVLLDRPRVISTEVSHAWDLPENTFGAAYAKFMGSRNFSPDDRPPVRFMETDELAYVAMRAREVHDFWHTLFGLPTNLIGESALKVIEFEQMYLPMCFLSVLGGTARFNEKQRALFFQHYFPWALQAGMRCTDLMCLYYERHFHEDLEDVRSRWGIVLAPAAPK, from the exons ATGATAGGAGGTGCTCGCGTCCACCTCAATAGGTGGCAGCAAGCAGCAGTTGCTGTAGGTTCGGCTGTGGGTGCATTGCTTGACCCTCGAAGAGCAGATCTTATAGCGGCTCTTGGTGAGACAACTGGCAAGCCTGCTTTTGAGAGAGTCCTTGAGAGGATGAAGAGGAGTCCAGAAGGCAGA GCAGTTCTATTGGACCGACCCCGAGTAATATCTACTGAGGTCAGTCACGCATGGGACCTACCAGAGAACACATTTGGTGCTGCATACGCCAAGTTTATGGGATCCAGGAACTTTTCCCCGGATGACCGGCCACCTGTGCGGTTCATGGAGACTGATGAATTGGCATATGTGGCCATGCGGGCTCGAGAGGTGCACGACTTTTGGCACACTTTGTTTGGTCTCCCAACTAATTTGATTGGTGAGTCAGCTCTTAAGGTGATAGAGTTCGAGCAGATGTACCTGCCTATGTGCTTCCTATCTGTTTTAGGAGGCACAGCGAGATTCAATGAGAAGCAAAGGGCTTTGTTCTTCCAGCATTACTTCCCATGGGCACTTCAGGCAGGTATGAGGTGCACGGACCTCATGTGTCTATATTATGAACGGCACTTCCACGAGGATTTGGAAGACGTTCGAAGTAGATGGGGCATAGTTCTTGCACCTGCTGCGCCTAAATAA
- the LOC104433374 gene encoding protein SPIRAL1-like 2 encodes MGRGVSSGGGQSSLGYLFGSGEAPKAAASSPQTAPAEVDNPPPSKPAVVSPPVDVTKQIPAGIHSTSSNNYMRADGQNTGNFLTDRPSTKVHNAPGGGSSLDYLFGGAGK; translated from the exons ATGGGTCGTGGAGTTAGCAGTGGTGGAGGACAGAGTTCTTTGGGCTACCTTTTCGGTAGTGGAGAGGCTCCAAAGGCAGCTGCAAGCAGTCCTCAGACTGCTCCGGCTGAGGTGGATAATCCACCTCCCTCAAAACCTGCGGTTGTTTCTCCTCCAGTAGATGTTACCAAGCAGATTCCTGCTGGGATTCATAGTACTTCCTCAAACAACTACATGAGAGCTGATGGTCAGAACACGGGCAACTTCCTCACG GATCGGCCCTCGACCAAGGTCCACAATGCCCCTGGGGGCGGATCATCTCTGGACTACCTTTTCGGTGGCGCAGGTAAGTGA